GCGGGCGGGTCGATGTCGTAGTCGCGGGGGACGTCCACGGCGGCTGGCGCAGGACCGAGGGCATCGACGATGCGCGCCAGGACCTCGGTGCGGGCGGGGTCGGAGGGCAGGCTCACGTCGTGCCCTCCTCGCGTCCGCGCCACCAGTCGCGGAAGCTCTGGCTGGCCGGCACCGGCGCGTCACGGGTGGCGGTCCAACCGTTCATCGGCGGGGGCAGCGTGCGGATCCGACGGTCGCCGTCGCCTCGATCACGGCCGATCAGTCGACCGACTCTCGCAGCACGCTGGGCCCCCGACCAACGCGACGCGTCGCTCATCATCCAGGCCGCAGCCTTCATGGCGGCAGCCTCGACCGTGGGAACGGTTCGCGCGGCGGCCTGCGCCTCGACGTGCTGCTCACGCAGGTGCACCAGCATCGAGGGGATGTCGATGGCGACCGGGCAGGCATCGAAGCACGCCCCGCACAGCGAGGAGGCGTAGGGCAGGGACGCGTTGTCCTCCACCCCGGTCAGCTGGGGCGACAGGACGGCGCCGATGGGACCTGGATACACCGATCCGTAGGCATGCCCGCCGGTGCGTTCGTAGACCGGGCAGACGTTCAGGCACGCCGAGCAGCGGATGCAGCGCAGCGCGTCCCTGCCGTACTCGTCGGCCAGCACCGCCGTGCGACCGTTGTCGAGCAGCACCAGGTGGACGTCCTGCGGACCGTCGCCGGGGTGCACCCCGGTCCAGAACGACGTGTAGGGGTTCATCCGCTCCCCCGTTGCCGACCGTGGCAGCAGCTGGAGGAACACCTCGAGGTCCTCCCACGTCGGGACCAGCTTCTCGATCCCCATCACCGTGATCAGCGTCTCGGGCAGGGTCAGGCACATGCGGCCGTTGCCCTCGCTCTCGACCACCGACAGGGTGCCGGTGTCGGCGACGGCGAAGTTGGCACCCGACACCGCGACCCGGGCGGTCAGGAACTTGCGCCGCAGGTAGCGCCGGGCGGCCATGGCCAGCGCACGGGGTTCGTCGGTCAGGTCGGGATCGACGTCCGCCATGTGGGCGAGGAAGATGTCGCGGATCTCGGTGCGGTTGCGGTGGATCGCGGGGACGAGGATGTGGGAGGGGCGGTCGTCGGCGAGCTGCACGATGAGCTCGGCCAGGTCGGTCTCCAGCGCGTGGATGCCGGCCTCGGCGAGCGCCTCGTTGAGCCCGATCTCCTGGGTCGCCATCGACTTGACCTTGACGACCTCGTCGGCGCCGGTGGCCCGGACCAGGCGGGTGACGATGGCGTTGGCCTCCGCGGCGTCCCGCGCCCAGTGCACCGTGCCACCCGCAGCGGTGACCCGCTCCTCCAGCCGCACCAGCAGCTCGGGCAGTCGCCGGAGGGTGTCGTCCTTGATGGCGGCGCCGGCGGCGCGGAGGGCCTGCCAGTCCGGGACCTCGCCCACCACCGCCTCGCGCTTGGCACGGATCGTGGCGGTGGCGTTGCCCAGGTTCCGGCGCAGCTGCGGATCGGCCAGCGCCCCGCGGGCGGCGTCGGGGAAGGACTGCGCGCCGCGAAGCTGCCCGACCCCACGGGGCGAGACGACCGGCAGGGACGTGCGGCCGGGCGGCACCTGCGGCGTCACGGGGCCACCCCGGCCCGGTCGCCGGTCGAGGCCAGGATCTCTGCGAGGTGGAGCGTGCGCACCCCGGCCCGCGAACGGGACAACCCCCCGCCGATGTGCATCAGGCAGGAGGCGTCGCCGGCCGTGACGTACTCCGCGCCCGTGGCGCGGACATGGCGCATCTTGTCGGCCAGCATCGCCGAGGAGGTGTCGGCGTTCTTCACCGCGAACGTGCCCCCGAACCCGCAGCACTCGTCGGCCCGGGGCAGCTCGACCAGGTCGATGCCCTCGACGGCTCGGAGCAGCTGCAGGGGCTTGTCGTCGACACGCAGCAGCCGCAGGGAGTGGCAGGTCGGGTGGTAGGTGACGCGATGCGGGAACACCGCGCCCACATCGGTGACCCCGAGCTGGTCGACCAGCAGCTCGGACAGCTCGAAGGTGCGCGAGGCGACGGCGTCGGCACGACGGGCCAGGGCCTCGTCCCCCGCGGCCCGGGCGATCCCGGCGTGCTGGTGGCGGACCGACCCCACGCAGGAACCCGACGGCCCCACGACGACGTCGCAGTCCTCGAACGCCTCGACGTGGTTGCGGACCAGCGGCAGGGCCATCGGGCCGTAGCCGGTGTTGGTGTGGGCCTGCCCACAGCAGGTCTGCGACGCGGGGAACACGACCTCGTGCCCGAGGCGTTCCAGCACCGTCACGACGGCTCGGCCGACGTCGGGGAACAAGGTGTCGGCGAGGCAGGTCACGAACAGGGCGATCCTCATGCCGTGCCCTCGCCCGTCACCGTCTCGGTGCCGAAGCCGTCGGGGCCACCGCTGGAGGTGCGCACGACCAGCTCGGGGCGGAACACCACCTGTCGATGGATGTGCTGGCCGGCGGCGTCGCCGGCCTCCTCCAGGAGCAGCTCTGCTGCGGCGCGGCCCAGCTGTTCGCGCGGCTGCCTGACCG
The nucleotide sequence above comes from Euzebya pacifica. Encoded proteins:
- a CDS encoding LutB/LldF family L-lactate oxidation iron-sulfur protein; translation: MTPQVPPGRTSLPVVSPRGVGQLRGAQSFPDAARGALADPQLRRNLGNATATIRAKREAVVGEVPDWQALRAAGAAIKDDTLRRLPELLVRLEERVTAAGGTVHWARDAAEANAIVTRLVRATGADEVVKVKSMATQEIGLNEALAEAGIHALETDLAELIVQLADDRPSHILVPAIHRNRTEIRDIFLAHMADVDPDLTDEPRALAMAARRYLRRKFLTARVAVSGANFAVADTGTLSVVESEGNGRMCLTLPETLITVMGIEKLVPTWEDLEVFLQLLPRSATGERMNPYTSFWTGVHPGDGPQDVHLVLLDNGRTAVLADEYGRDALRCIRCSACLNVCPVYERTGGHAYGSVYPGPIGAVLSPQLTGVEDNASLPYASSLCGACFDACPVAIDIPSMLVHLREQHVEAQAAARTVPTVEAAAMKAAAWMMSDASRWSGAQRAARVGRLIGRDRGDGDRRIRTLPPPMNGWTATRDAPVPASQSFRDWWRGREEGTT
- a CDS encoding (Fe-S)-binding protein → MRIALFVTCLADTLFPDVGRAVVTVLERLGHEVVFPASQTCCGQAHTNTGYGPMALPLVRNHVEAFEDCDVVVGPSGSCVGSVRHQHAGIARAAGDEALARRADAVASRTFELSELLVDQLGVTDVGAVFPHRVTYHPTCHSLRLLRVDDKPLQLLRAVEGIDLVELPRADECCGFGGTFAVKNADTSSAMLADKMRHVRATGAEYVTAGDASCLMHIGGGLSRSRAGVRTLHLAEILASTGDRAGVAP